A part of Larkinella insperata genomic DNA contains:
- a CDS encoding 2,3,4,5-tetrahydropyridine-2,6-dicarboxylate N-succinyltransferase — translation MEYNKVIEDCWNDRSLLKDSQTIQTIKSVIDELDKGILRVAEPGAEGEKWTVNEWVKKAILLYFVSQTMQTEEVGIFEFHDKIPLKKDYKSRGVRVVPPAVARYGSYIAAGAILMPSYVNVGAYVDERTMVDTWATVGSCAQIGKDVHLSGGVGIGGVLEPPQASPVIVEDGAFIGSRCIVVEGAHIGKRAVLGAGVTITGSSKIIDVTGSSPVEHRGYVPANSVVIPGSIAKEFPAGVYQVPCALIIGQRKESTDLKTSLNDALRDNNVTV, via the coding sequence ATGGAGTACAATAAGGTAATTGAAGATTGCTGGAATGACCGCTCATTATTGAAGGATTCGCAAACCATCCAAACCATTAAGTCGGTGATTGATGAACTCGACAAAGGTATATTACGAGTCGCAGAGCCGGGTGCTGAAGGGGAGAAGTGGACTGTCAACGAATGGGTGAAGAAAGCAATCTTGCTGTACTTTGTCTCACAAACCATGCAGACCGAGGAAGTTGGGATTTTCGAATTTCACGACAAAATTCCTCTTAAAAAAGACTACAAAAGCAGGGGGGTTCGGGTTGTCCCACCAGCCGTTGCCCGCTACGGTTCTTACATTGCTGCTGGAGCTATCCTTATGCCGTCTTACGTTAACGTCGGTGCGTATGTAGATGAACGTACTATGGTTGATACCTGGGCTACGGTAGGCAGTTGTGCGCAGATTGGAAAAGACGTTCATCTGAGTGGCGGTGTCGGCATTGGCGGGGTTCTGGAACCACCTCAGGCTTCACCCGTAATTGTTGAAGACGGCGCTTTTATTGGCTCACGGTGCATTGTTGTAGAAGGCGCTCATATCGGCAAAAGGGCGGTGCTTGGAGCGGGCGTAACCATTACAGGAAGTTCTAAAATTATCGATGTGACCGGATCTTCACCCGTTGAACACCGGGGCTATGTACCGGCCAATTCCGTGGTCATCCCCGGTAGCATTGCTAAAGAATTCCCGGCTGGCGTTTATCAGGTTCCCTGCGCACTGATCATCGGTCAGCGGAAAGAATCAACCGATTTAAAAACGTCGTTGAACGACGCGCTTCGTGATAATAACGTAACTGTATAA
- a CDS encoding helix-turn-helix transcriptional regulator, producing MNVNDKIKQVLKDKNMTPSYFADEIGVQRSSISHILSGRNRPSFDIIQKIIRRFPELGYDWILEDDQASLTNVNQRTSITAPTTSRKTVQQPEIVENSIPQPSTLQPTHPVVDKSKEEKTIERILVFYTDGTFREYSPS from the coding sequence ATGAATGTAAATGACAAAATTAAACAGGTGTTGAAGGACAAGAATATGACACCTTCTTACTTTGCCGATGAGATTGGTGTTCAACGTTCTAGCATTTCCCATATTCTCTCGGGACGTAACCGACCTAGCTTTGATATTATTCAGAAAATTATACGGCGTTTTCCAGAGCTGGGTTACGATTGGATCCTTGAAGATGATCAGGCGTCATTGACAAATGTAAACCAACGAACTTCTATAACTGCTCCGACCACTTCCCGAAAAACCGTTCAACAACCCGAAATTGTTGAAAATTCAATTCCTCAACCATCAACTTTACAGCCGACACACCCAGTTGTAGACAAATCGAAAGAAGAAAAAACCATAGAACGAATTCTCGTCTTCTACACCGACGGTACGTTCCGTGAGTATTCTCCGTCGTAA
- a CDS encoding tetratricopeptide repeat protein — protein MKRLSFFLLAGFLSVGAYAQQQGLDALTEKTFQSEKEKSDKAITDEKSSVKPKTWLDRAKTYENIATQAIKLDSNAANVAYEAYQKVIELDKDKKSGGPGKMAKEAEEALKGQPLFQAFMNSGIYKYQAKNFKDAATLMTRAGEINPKDTTAALYAGIFSQNAEKPADAKANFERYIANGGKDVSVYTTLVSLYYQDKEVEKAVATIDKGLSVFPNNKDLTTQRTSILVTSGKMDDAITSLKDQIAKEPNNVNNLLTLAGIYDSKLRDQSDELKKLKGDAKKGPNATKQLADEKTVLKESQNELTRLTARQKREPKNVDVKNQITRVKQMIADSQTKITGLEKEVQQQAQQSQAAGNQEQKLAELTKSVDESRGMVKEYYNKALQVDPNNFDANFNLGAAYFNEAIQIREQLGAMDMKEYQAKGKEIEGQVCGKFKQALPYFQKAKSVKDTDQDLNDNLTNLQNILKQFEDNKVVCIESK, from the coding sequence ATGAAAAGACTCTCGTTCTTTCTACTGGCGGGATTTTTATCAGTAGGAGCATACGCGCAGCAACAAGGGCTCGATGCTCTGACCGAAAAAACTTTCCAGTCTGAGAAAGAAAAAAGCGACAAGGCAATCACGGACGAAAAATCTTCTGTCAAGCCCAAAACTTGGCTGGATCGCGCCAAGACGTACGAGAACATCGCTACGCAGGCCATCAAACTCGATTCAAACGCTGCCAATGTTGCCTACGAAGCCTACCAGAAAGTTATCGAGCTAGATAAAGATAAAAAATCCGGTGGTCCAGGCAAAATGGCCAAAGAAGCTGAGGAAGCCCTGAAAGGCCAGCCTTTGTTTCAGGCTTTTATGAACTCGGGTATCTACAAGTACCAGGCCAAAAACTTTAAGGATGCGGCTACGCTGATGACCAGAGCGGGTGAGATTAACCCGAAAGACACCACGGCGGCTTTGTACGCGGGGATTTTCTCCCAAAACGCCGAGAAGCCGGCCGATGCGAAAGCCAACTTTGAACGGTACATTGCCAACGGTGGCAAGGACGTTTCGGTCTACACGACGCTGGTGAGTTTATACTACCAGGACAAGGAAGTTGAGAAAGCCGTTGCTACGATTGATAAGGGTCTTTCGGTGTTCCCGAACAACAAAGACCTGACTACCCAGCGGACCAGCATCCTGGTAACGTCCGGCAAAATGGATGATGCCATTACCAGCCTGAAGGATCAGATCGCAAAAGAGCCAAACAACGTCAACAACCTGCTGACGCTGGCCGGTATCTACGACAGTAAGCTCAGAGACCAGTCCGATGAGCTCAAAAAGCTGAAGGGCGATGCTAAGAAAGGTCCGAATGCAACCAAGCAGCTGGCGGACGAGAAAACGGTGTTGAAAGAATCGCAAAACGAGTTGACCCGTTTGACGGCCCGTCAGAAGCGTGAACCGAAGAACGTCGATGTGAAAAATCAGATCACGCGCGTAAAGCAGATGATCGCTGATTCACAAACGAAAATCACTGGTCTGGAAAAAGAAGTTCAGCAGCAGGCTCAGCAGAGCCAGGCCGCCGGTAACCAGGAGCAAAAACTTGCCGAGTTGACCAAATCCGTCGATGAAAGTCGCGGAATGGTGAAAGAGTATTACAACAAGGCGTTGCAAGTGGACCCGAATAACTTCGATGCCAACTTCAACCTGGGCGCTGCTTACTTCAACGAAGCCATCCAGATCCGGGAACAACTGGGCGCGATGGATATGAAAGAGTATCAGGCCAAAGGAAAAGAAATCGAAGGCCAGGTATGTGGCAAGTTCAAACAGGCGTTGCCGTATTTCCAGAAAGCGAAATCGGTGAAAGATACCGATCAGGATCTGAATGACAACCTGACAAACCTGCAGAACATTCTGAAGCAATTCGAAGACAACAAAGTGGTTTGTATCGAAAGCAAATAA
- the gyrA gene encoding DNA gyrase subunit A, with translation MAEETEEQNDATNIIPINIEDEMRGAYIDYSMSVIISRALPDVRDGLKPVHRRVLFGMAELGVNYNKPYKKSARIVGEVLGKYHPHGDSSVYSTMVRMAQDWSLRYPLVDGQGNFGSIDGDAPAAMRYTEARLKRIAEEILTDIYKETVDFQPNFDDSLEEPSVMPAKLPNLLLNGSSGIAVGMATNMAPHNLTEVVNGIVAYIDNHDITIDELMEYITAPDFPTGATIYGMEGVRNAFRTGQGRVVLRANATIEENKGKTQIIVTDVPYMVNKAMMLEKTAELINDKKIEGISAFRDESDRDGLRVVYDLKRDAVPNVVLNNLYKYTQLQSSFNINNVALVKGRPVLLNLKDMIRYYVEHRQEVITRRTLYELREAEKRAHILEGLLIALDNLDAVIELIRSSRDPDVAKNGLIERFQLTEVQAKAILELRLQRLTGLERDKIVAEYEELARLIADLKGILASEERKLEIIKEELLELRARYGDARRTDINMLGDGNISDLSLIADDEMLITISHEGYIKRTPLTEYRTQSRGGVGSRAAKTKEDDFTEHLFMATMHNTLLIFTQKGRLYWLPVYELPEGARDSKGRPLANFINIESDDKVRAVINVKDLKNADYINNNYIVMCTEQGTIKKTLLEAYSRPRQNGIIAITINEEEGDRLLNVCMTNGQNDIIIASSEGKAVRFNESRVRPMGRTAAGVRGIDLEPGVKAVGMVCIGRDDAQLLVVSEKGFGKRSPLDEYRVTNRGAKGVGTLKVTDKVGNLVGILEVTDADDLMIITKAGTAIRMHVDEVRVIGRNTQGVRLINLRDGDEISSVTRIAREEDEELEGTEGESSASGGSPEEPSSEQMA, from the coding sequence ATGGCAGAAGAAACAGAAGAACAAAACGACGCCACCAACATTATTCCCATTAACATTGAAGACGAAATGCGCGGGGCCTACATCGATTATTCGATGTCGGTTATTATCTCCCGGGCTTTGCCTGATGTCCGTGACGGTTTGAAGCCGGTGCACCGTCGGGTGTTATTTGGGATGGCTGAATTGGGTGTAAATTATAACAAACCGTACAAGAAGTCGGCGCGTATCGTCGGCGAAGTACTGGGGAAATACCACCCGCACGGTGACTCGTCCGTGTACAGCACCATGGTGCGGATGGCCCAGGACTGGTCGCTGCGCTATCCGCTCGTGGATGGACAGGGTAACTTTGGTTCCATCGACGGGGACGCTCCGGCGGCCATGCGGTACACCGAAGCCCGTCTGAAGCGGATTGCGGAGGAGATATTGACCGATATTTACAAGGAAACCGTTGATTTCCAGCCCAACTTCGATGATTCGCTGGAAGAACCTAGCGTGATGCCGGCCAAGCTGCCCAACCTGCTGCTAAACGGCTCGTCGGGAATTGCCGTCGGGATGGCCACGAACATGGCACCCCACAACCTGACGGAGGTGGTCAACGGAATTGTTGCCTACATTGATAATCACGACATCACCATCGATGAGTTGATGGAGTACATCACGGCGCCCGATTTCCCAACCGGCGCGACCATTTACGGGATGGAGGGCGTGCGCAACGCGTTCCGGACCGGTCAGGGTCGGGTGGTGCTGCGGGCGAACGCGACCATTGAAGAGAATAAGGGCAAGACCCAGATTATTGTAACCGATGTTCCCTACATGGTTAATAAAGCCATGATGCTGGAAAAAACGGCGGAATTGATCAATGATAAGAAAATTGAGGGCATCTCGGCCTTTCGGGATGAATCCGACCGCGACGGTCTGCGCGTGGTGTATGATTTGAAGCGGGATGCGGTTCCGAATGTGGTGCTGAACAACCTCTATAAATATACGCAGTTGCAGTCGTCGTTCAACATCAACAACGTGGCGCTGGTGAAAGGCCGCCCGGTGTTGCTGAACCTGAAGGACATGATCCGGTATTACGTGGAGCACCGCCAGGAGGTGATTACCCGCCGGACTCTGTACGAACTGCGCGAAGCCGAGAAACGGGCGCACATCTTGGAAGGTTTGCTGATTGCGCTCGACAACCTTGATGCGGTGATTGAGCTGATCCGGAGCTCGCGCGACCCGGATGTGGCCAAAAACGGTTTGATCGAACGGTTCCAGTTGACCGAAGTGCAGGCCAAAGCCATCCTGGAACTGCGTCTGCAACGGCTAACGGGGCTGGAGCGGGATAAAATTGTGGCCGAATACGAAGAGCTGGCCCGGTTGATTGCCGATTTGAAAGGTATTCTGGCCAGCGAAGAGCGGAAGCTGGAAATCATTAAGGAAGAGCTGCTCGAATTGAGAGCCCGTTACGGGGATGCGCGCCGAACGGATATCAACATGCTGGGCGACGGTAACATCAGTGATCTTTCGCTGATTGCCGATGATGAAATGCTGATTACCATTTCGCACGAGGGCTATATCAAACGCACGCCGTTGACCGAATACCGGACCCAGAGTCGGGGAGGGGTTGGTTCCCGCGCGGCCAAGACCAAGGAAGATGACTTTACGGAGCATCTGTTCATGGCGACGATGCACAACACGCTGCTGATCTTTACCCAGAAAGGCCGTTTGTACTGGTTGCCGGTGTATGAACTGCCCGAGGGAGCCCGCGATTCGAAAGGGCGGCCATTGGCAAACTTCATCAACATTGAGTCGGACGACAAAGTGCGGGCGGTCATCAACGTGAAGGACCTGAAGAATGCCGACTACATTAATAATAATTATATCGTAATGTGTACCGAGCAGGGCACCATCAAGAAAACCCTGCTGGAAGCTTACTCGCGTCCGCGCCAGAACGGGATCATCGCCATCACGATCAACGAGGAGGAGGGAGACCGGTTGCTGAACGTGTGTATGACTAACGGTCAGAACGACATTATCATTGCATCGAGCGAAGGAAAAGCCGTTCGCTTCAACGAAAGCCGGGTGCGTCCGATGGGCCGTACGGCGGCTGGGGTTCGGGGGATCGATCTGGAACCGGGCGTAAAAGCCGTGGGGATGGTTTGCATCGGTCGCGACGACGCCCAGTTGCTGGTGGTATCCGAGAAAGGATTTGGCAAACGCTCTCCGCTGGATGAATACCGGGTGACCAACCGGGGTGCCAAAGGAGTCGGTACGCTGAAGGTTACGGATAAAGTCGGTAATCTGGTGGGTATTCTGGAAGTAACGGATGCCGACGACCTGATGATTATTACCAAAGCAGGAACGGCCATCCGGATGCACGTGGACGAGGTTCGGGTCATTGGCCGGAACACCCAGGGCGTGCGGCTGATCAACCTGCGCGACGGTGACGAAATCTCGTCGGTAACCCGGATTGCCCGGGAAGAAGATGAAGAACTGGAAGGAACGGAAGGGGAGAGCAGCGCATCGGGCGGGAGTCCGGAAGAGCCAAGCTCTGAGCAAATGGCTTGA
- a CDS encoding YncE family protein encodes MIKKVTTASAVRLKLALSLLVALNWSCNNDKTDPEPLPNGAGVLVINQGNFTDNNGTITYLPPNGAAPTYDIFNQVNQRSLTGSLQDYTESDGKGLILVDNTTAGQDKVEIVDANTFQSLATLKSPDIENPRSAVRVSANKVYVSCWDVSGDYANGTFYKDPGYIAVVDLTTNTVTRKIPAVKGVETLLLVGNEVFAGSAGGATKLTVVDAINDQLKTGIEIGRNPSPVAVDANGKLWVYSGGEMVRINPQSKAIESRLKIGSDPARSASRFRLSADKQYFYFVNSYYDAADNYKEKGDVYRFAITDTSVPTTTPFIKRLFSGLAVDPTTGTIYGGVTPSYKQAGYVYRYQASGTLIDSVKAEIAPTVFYFK; translated from the coding sequence ATGATCAAAAAAGTAACCACCGCTTCGGCGGTCCGGCTGAAACTGGCGCTTAGTCTGCTGGTCGCCTTAAACTGGTCCTGTAACAACGACAAGACCGATCCGGAGCCTTTGCCCAACGGCGCGGGCGTGCTGGTCATCAACCAGGGCAACTTCACCGACAACAACGGCACCATTACGTATTTACCGCCCAACGGCGCGGCACCAACCTACGATATTTTTAATCAGGTCAACCAGCGCTCCTTAACGGGTAGTCTTCAGGATTACACCGAATCCGACGGCAAGGGACTGATTCTGGTCGATAATACAACCGCCGGACAGGATAAAGTAGAGATCGTGGACGCCAACACGTTCCAATCACTGGCAACGTTAAAATCCCCGGATATTGAAAATCCCCGGTCGGCGGTGCGGGTCAGTGCAAATAAAGTCTACGTTAGCTGCTGGGATGTTTCCGGCGACTACGCAAACGGCACGTTCTACAAAGATCCCGGTTACATTGCAGTTGTGGATCTGACGACCAATACCGTTACCAGGAAGATTCCGGCGGTGAAAGGAGTGGAGACCCTGCTGCTGGTGGGTAACGAGGTGTTTGCCGGTTCGGCCGGTGGCGCCACGAAACTGACGGTAGTCGATGCCATTAACGACCAGCTGAAAACCGGCATTGAAATTGGCCGGAATCCAAGCCCGGTTGCGGTGGACGCCAACGGGAAACTGTGGGTGTATTCGGGTGGTGAAATGGTGCGGATCAATCCCCAGAGCAAAGCCATCGAATCCCGCCTGAAAATTGGGAGTGACCCGGCCCGCTCGGCCAGCCGTTTCCGACTCAGCGCCGACAAACAGTATTTCTACTTCGTGAACAGTTATTACGATGCCGCCGATAATTACAAAGAGAAAGGCGATGTGTACCGTTTTGCCATTACCGACACGAGCGTTCCGACTACCACACCTTTTATCAAGCGGTTGTTCAGCGGATTGGCCGTTGACCCCACCACGGGCACTATATACGGGGGCGTTACACCTTCTTACAAACAGGCAGGTTATGTGTACCGCTACCAGGCCAGTGGCACGTTAATCGATTCGGTGAAAGCTGAAATTGCGCCGACGGTATTTTATTTTAAATAA
- a CDS encoding Dph6-related ATP pyrophosphatase produces MHKAIISWSGGKDSALALFFCQQSAQYEVVGLLTNVNELLGRVTMHGVRAELIEDQAKALGLPLYTLKLSGDVSLESYNQAVKQSLNMFKEQGVTHVIYGDIFLEDLRHYREQQVSEVGLQAVFPLWQHNTTSLLTRFNQSGFKAVLVCINAKLLPESWAGRELDETVLADLPPAVDPCGENGEYHSFVYDGPIFKSPVAFQKGETVRRSYPAPTQSDDQWDTEFVFQDLVSFKKKRKHKYP; encoded by the coding sequence ATGCACAAAGCAATCATTAGCTGGAGCGGGGGCAAGGATTCGGCCCTCGCTTTATTTTTTTGTCAGCAATCCGCTCAGTACGAGGTGGTGGGCTTACTGACCAACGTGAACGAACTGCTCGGACGCGTTACGATGCACGGTGTTCGGGCGGAACTGATTGAAGACCAGGCCAAGGCGCTGGGCTTGCCGTTGTACACACTAAAACTTTCGGGCGATGTTTCCCTGGAATCGTACAATCAGGCCGTAAAGCAATCCCTGAATATGTTTAAAGAACAGGGCGTTACGCACGTAATTTACGGCGATATTTTCCTGGAAGACCTTCGGCACTACCGGGAGCAGCAAGTAAGCGAGGTCGGCTTACAGGCCGTGTTTCCGCTGTGGCAGCACAATACGACTTCGTTACTGACCCGGTTTAACCAGTCCGGGTTCAAAGCGGTGCTGGTTTGCATCAATGCCAAACTGTTACCGGAAAGCTGGGCGGGCCGGGAACTGGACGAAACCGTGCTGGCCGACTTGCCGCCAGCGGTGGACCCGTGCGGTGAGAATGGCGAATATCATTCGTTTGTATACGACGGACCCATTTTTAAAAGTCCGGTAGCTTTCCAGAAGGGCGAAACCGTTCGGCGTTCGTATCCGGCGCCCACACAGTCAGATGATCAATGGGATACGGAATTTGTGTTTCAGGATTTAGTATCTTTCAAAAAGAAACGCAAACATAAATATCCATGA
- a CDS encoding TonB-dependent receptor plug domain-containing protein, translating to MRCRDGVFLSFLIGSFYAANGQTSGTDQMLPAVTVRGTTPERFSVGQKTQRIDSVTLEQFRFQTLTDVLTYTTPLAFKVYGAGQLATVSFRGTSSNHTAVLWNGININQPTLGQTDFSTLPVVGFDQLAVQYGSSASCVGSDAVGGSILLMNNPKWQQPGFSASAGQQVGSFRNYGTQTGIRFVTPPGKRWQIAGKTFLNLANYNNDYPYRERGHYFVEHSTTRQKGLIQDLYFRNAENQQLSFNLWLTDNNLIVSPYDTTVREQTRSQSYRFLSTYETDKLTVRLGYIRDIIDYARGNLRNPSHSETDRLVSRMEREFIKPFGFSPATLRIGGEWSHYWTRVDGYGSSLIQEDRADLFALLRIQLAKWLFSANVRQAFVTRFDPPVTPSVGAEYSVLQTTKTSLTAKASLGRSYRVPTLNERYWRELGNPNLRPENGFNLEAGVAARWLPGDRLTLSSEATIFRNRIDDWSYWNPEYGYRVENLQLVVARGLEWTGSLAYTGPAWQSGLSVSYALTRSSQERVYNAFAQDIIGKQLVYVPRHVGRLSAYVSRGKMRLTLQNQVNSRQYITFDNIQFLRGYMLTNVLLETQVKLGPVATRIQGQVNNLFDTVYLNVKRNAMPGRHFAVQLICNLHTKQ from the coding sequence ATGCGGTGTAGAGACGGGGTTTTCCTGTCCTTCCTGATCGGTTCGTTTTACGCAGCGAACGGACAGACGAGTGGTACTGACCAAATGTTGCCTGCGGTGACGGTTCGGGGCACGACGCCCGAACGGTTTTCGGTCGGGCAAAAAACACAGCGAATCGATTCGGTAACGCTCGAGCAATTCCGGTTTCAAACGCTCACGGATGTTCTGACGTACACGACACCCCTTGCTTTTAAGGTGTACGGAGCGGGTCAACTCGCGACGGTTTCGTTTCGCGGCACCTCGTCCAACCACACCGCCGTGCTCTGGAACGGGATCAACATCAACCAGCCCACCCTGGGGCAGACCGATTTTTCCACGCTGCCCGTCGTCGGTTTCGATCAGCTGGCCGTTCAATACGGTTCCTCGGCCAGTTGCGTGGGGTCGGATGCGGTGGGCGGCAGTATTCTCTTGATGAATAATCCCAAATGGCAGCAACCTGGTTTCTCGGCGTCGGCGGGCCAGCAGGTGGGCAGCTTCCGCAACTACGGCACCCAGACCGGTATCCGGTTTGTTACGCCACCGGGAAAACGGTGGCAAATCGCCGGGAAAACCTTTCTGAACCTGGCTAATTACAACAACGATTACCCATACCGCGAACGGGGCCATTATTTTGTTGAGCATTCGACGACGCGCCAGAAGGGGCTAATTCAGGATTTATATTTCCGTAACGCCGAAAATCAGCAGCTTTCCTTTAATCTCTGGCTAACCGACAACAATCTGATTGTCTCACCGTACGATACGACGGTGCGGGAACAAACCCGTTCGCAGTCGTACCGGTTTCTGTCTACCTATGAAACGGATAAATTGACGGTTCGGCTGGGCTATATCCGCGACATCATCGACTACGCCCGCGGGAATTTGCGTAATCCGAGCCATTCCGAAACTGATCGACTAGTCAGTCGAATGGAACGCGAATTTATAAAACCATTCGGATTTAGCCCTGCCACGCTGCGGATAGGGGGCGAATGGTCACACTACTGGACGCGTGTAGACGGCTATGGTTCGTCGCTTATTCAGGAAGACCGCGCCGATCTGTTCGCTCTGTTACGAATTCAGTTAGCAAAATGGCTGTTCTCGGCAAATGTCCGCCAGGCGTTCGTAACCCGCTTTGATCCGCCCGTTACCCCCTCGGTGGGGGCGGAATATTCCGTTCTGCAGACGACTAAGACCAGCCTGACCGCCAAAGCCTCCCTGGGACGCAGCTACCGGGTGCCAACCTTGAATGAACGCTACTGGCGCGAATTGGGGAATCCGAATCTTCGGCCGGAAAACGGTTTTAACCTGGAAGCCGGTGTAGCGGCCCGCTGGCTGCCGGGCGACCGACTCACGCTTTCATCGGAAGCCACGATTTTTCGTAACCGCATCGACGACTGGTCGTACTGGAATCCCGAATACGGCTACCGGGTCGAGAATCTTCAATTAGTGGTGGCCCGCGGGCTGGAATGGACCGGTTCGCTGGCGTACACCGGTCCGGCCTGGCAGTCGGGGCTATCGGTAAGCTACGCCCTGACCCGCTCCAGCCAGGAACGCGTTTACAATGCATTTGCCCAGGACATCATTGGGAAACAGCTCGTTTACGTGCCCAGGCACGTCGGGCGGCTATCGGCTTACGTATCCCGCGGAAAAATGCGCCTGACGCTCCAGAATCAGGTGAATTCCCGGCAGTACATTACATTCGACAACATCCAGTTTCTGCGCGGGTACATGCTGACCAACGTGCTGCTGGAAACGCAGGTAAAACTAGGGCCGGTCGCCACCCGTATTCAGGGGCAGGTCAACAACCTTTTTGATACCGTTTACCTCAACGTTAAGCGCAACGCCATGCCGGGGCGCCATTTTGCCGTTCAATTAATCTGTAATCTGCATACCAAACAATGA
- a CDS encoding FISUMP domain-containing protein gives MKRTIPYWPVVFLSALLTLSGCKKESNSQTDNPAPLVTSVQINEKAYSVVTIGNQLWSAENYRGPGGSPYRTGDEKPEYGRYYTFDEAKAVPVPAGWRIPTLQDYKALAESQGVLFTGERATGQEALKKLVSKTNWRTMPGTNSSGFNAQPAGYIYQNSAPMDGDISEFWLADGNTVSIQESASGKGYTMMFYGTNGPGYRFTLRFVRNK, from the coding sequence ATGAAAAGGACCATACCGTATTGGCCCGTAGTTTTTTTGAGTGCCTTGCTGACTCTTTCCGGTTGCAAAAAAGAATCGAACAGCCAAACCGATAATCCGGCTCCGCTGGTGACATCGGTTCAGATTAATGAGAAAGCTTATTCCGTTGTAACCATCGGCAATCAACTCTGGTCAGCCGAAAATTACCGGGGACCGGGGGGATCACCGTACCGGACCGGGGACGAAAAACCGGAGTACGGACGGTATTATACTTTTGACGAAGCCAAAGCCGTTCCCGTTCCCGCCGGCTGGCGGATTCCGACGCTGCAGGATTACAAAGCCCTGGCCGAAAGTCAGGGCGTTCTTTTTACCGGAGAACGCGCCACCGGCCAGGAAGCTCTTAAAAAACTGGTGTCAAAAACCAACTGGCGCACGATGCCGGGCACCAATAGCTCCGGTTTTAACGCCCAACCGGCGGGTTATATCTACCAAAATTCCGCCCCAATGGACGGCGACATCAGCGAATTCTGGCTGGCCGATGGCAATACCGTCAGCATTCAGGAGAGCGCCAGTGGCAAAGGATATACTATGATGTTCTACGGCACCAATGGCCCGGGTTACCGATTTACGCTGCGGTTTGTCCGAAACAAGTAA
- the gap gene encoding type I glyceraldehyde-3-phosphate dehydrogenase: MGKIKVAINGFGRIGRLSFRRLLEKENVEIVAINDLTDNATLAHLLKYDSVHGKFQGEITSDSDSLTINGTRIHAYAERDPKALPWGDLGVDVVLESTGRFVDEAGAGQHLTAGAKKVVISAPAKGNIPTVVLGVNEDTLTGSETILSNASCTTNCLAPMAKVLDDVFGIEKGYMTTIHAYTADQNLQDAPHSDLRRARAAALSIVPTSTGAAKAVGLVLPQLKGKLDGYALRVPIPDGSVTDLTAILKREATKEEINEAMKAAAEGPLKGILEYCVDEIVSTDIVGNPSSCIFDSKLTSANGTLVKIVGWYDNEFGYSSRIADLIAKL, encoded by the coding sequence ATGGGCAAAATTAAAGTCGCCATCAATGGGTTTGGCCGGATTGGCCGCCTGTCTTTCCGAAGACTTCTTGAAAAAGAAAATGTTGAAATTGTTGCCATCAATGATTTAACTGATAATGCAACACTGGCTCATTTGCTGAAATACGATTCGGTACACGGTAAATTCCAGGGCGAAATCACGTCCGATAGCGATAGCCTGACCATCAACGGTACACGTATCCACGCTTATGCGGAACGTGATCCCAAAGCCCTACCTTGGGGTGACCTCGGAGTTGATGTTGTACTGGAATCGACAGGACGTTTCGTCGATGAAGCCGGAGCTGGCCAACACCTGACTGCCGGAGCCAAAAAAGTAGTTATCTCAGCACCGGCGAAAGGAAACATTCCTACGGTCGTTTTGGGTGTAAATGAAGATACCCTGACGGGCAGCGAAACCATTCTCTCCAACGCATCATGTACGACCAACTGCTTGGCTCCGATGGCCAAAGTCCTCGACGATGTGTTTGGAATTGAGAAAGGTTACATGACTACGATTCACGCTTACACGGCGGACCAGAATCTGCAGGATGCTCCTCACTCCGACTTACGCCGGGCACGCGCAGCCGCTCTTTCCATCGTTCCGACGTCAACGGGGGCTGCTAAAGCGGTTGGTTTAGTACTACCGCAACTGAAAGGCAAACTGGATGGCTATGCGCTTCGTGTTCCCATCCCGGACGGTTCAGTTACAGATTTGACGGCCATTCTGAAACGCGAAGCCACGAAAGAGGAAATTAACGAAGCCATGAAAGCTGCCGCCGAAGGCCCGCTGAAAGGCATTCTGGAATACTGCGTTGATGAAATCGTGTCAACTGACATCGTAGGTAACCCGAGCTCGTGTATCTTCGATTCTAAGCTGACTTCCGCCAACGGCACGTTGGTGAAAATTGTAGGTTGGTATGATAACGAATTCGGCTACTCAAGCCGGATAGCTGACCTGATCGCTAAATTGTAA